From the Desulfomonilia bacterium genome, one window contains:
- a CDS encoding HAD family phosphatase: MIKAIIFDFDGTIMDTESTAFNIWREIYFTHGHELTIDKWAECIGVPVSGFDPYEDLRELTGLPIDRMEMALAYATRESELNKGLPLLPGIEKTILTAKSIGLKLGIASSANHSWIEEHLGRKRLLDRFDAIVCREDTARHKPFPDPYLKIIEVLGCKPSEAIAIEDSPNGIKAAKAAGLFTVAVPNQVTRSLVGDEADIKLKSLTDITLEDLLATAPH; encoded by the coding sequence ATGATCAAGGCAATCATATTTGATTTTGACGGGACAATCATGGACACCGAAAGCACGGCGTTCAACATATGGCGTGAGATCTATTTCACACACGGACACGAGCTGACTATCGATAAATGGGCGGAATGTATTGGAGTGCCTGTTAGCGGCTTTGATCCATATGAAGACCTGAGGGAGCTTACCGGCCTTCCTATCGACCGCATGGAAATGGCACTTGCGTACGCGACAAGAGAATCGGAATTGAATAAAGGACTGCCTTTGCTTCCCGGTATTGAAAAGACAATCCTGACTGCAAAAAGCATAGGCCTGAAGCTCGGAATTGCATCCAGTGCGAATCATAGCTGGATAGAAGAACACCTTGGCAGGAAAAGACTTCTCGACAGATTTGACGCGATCGTATGCAGAGAGGATACGGCTAGGCACAAACCTTTTCCGGACCCTTATCTCAAGATAATCGAGGTGCTGGGCTGCAAACCAAGCGAAGCAATCGCCATAGAAGATTCTCCGAACGGTATAAAAGCCGCAAAAGCTGCCGGCCTTTTTACTGTTGCTGTTCCGAATCAGGTGACCCGCTCTCTTGTAGGCGATGAGGCTGATATAAAACTTAAATCACTTACCGATATAACTCTCGAAGACCTGCTGGCAACGGCGCCCCATTGA
- a CDS encoding class I SAM-dependent methyltransferase, protein MDLYKDTAFIYDYDNRSIAKDDIPFYKKIIPPGSSVLELAAGTGRVAIELAEHGCLMTCLDLSDEMLAVFIEKIRGLPKKLFGRIEIVKGDMRVFDLGRTFNWIIIPFRSFQWLITESDRITCLESIKQHMDSTSTTVITLFNPLTDLIEHWGIYKDIEGLNIDLPDGKSLRRFESQGRHDKVNQVIECNNIYRIYKNNELISEHKHNFDLFYMYPDQVRGLLQSNGLKIESVYGYYDFQPIKDDIKLEQIYILKKAE, encoded by the coding sequence ATGGACCTGTATAAAGATACCGCATTTATCTATGATTATGACAATCGTTCAATAGCAAAGGACGATATCCCCTTTTATAAAAAAATCATACCTCCCGGTTCATCCGTTCTCGAACTTGCAGCCGGGACTGGCAGAGTTGCAATCGAACTAGCAGAACATGGCTGCCTGATGACATGCCTCGACCTGTCGGATGAGATGCTTGCAGTCTTCATTGAGAAGATAAGAGGGCTGCCTAAAAAATTATTCGGCAGAATCGAAATAGTAAAAGGGGACATGCGTGTCTTTGATCTTGGAAGAACGTTCAACTGGATTATCATACCCTTCAGGTCTTTTCAGTGGCTCATCACAGAATCTGACCGCATAACCTGCCTTGAGAGCATAAAACAACACATGGATTCCACATCAACAACAGTGATTACTTTATTCAACCCTTTAACTGATTTAATCGAACACTGGGGAATATACAAGGATATCGAAGGACTCAATATAGATCTGCCGGATGGCAAGAGTCTCAGGAGATTCGAGAGTCAAGGCCGCCATGACAAGGTAAACCAAGTCATCGAATGCAATAATATCTATAGAATATACAAAAATAATGAATTGATAAGCGAACACAAACATAACTTCGACTTATTCTATATGTATCCTGATCAAGTCAGAGGTCTTCTTCAATCAAACGGACTAAAGATCGAATCGGTTTACGGATACTACGATTTTCAGCCTATCAAGGATGACATAAAGCTCGAGCAGATCTATATTCTGAAAAAGGCTGAATAG
- the rarD gene encoding EamA family transporter RarD, with protein sequence MNRGIIYAVTAYIIWGFIPVYIKQLNNVPAPQLLSHRIVWSFVSLLIVILTMSRISTFGKSIRNAGVLKIYFMAAILIGINWFTYVWAVGAGFIVEASLGYFINPLISVLLGVFFLRERLRIWQWVPILIAGTGVAFLTFVYGKIPWIALVLAFSFGFYGMVKKKGELNSLDGLSLETGILLMPALIYIFLMELNGRGVVFHSGVSTILLLMGAGVITVVPLLLFASAVKKIALTTIGILQYIAPTLQFLVGVVIYKEPFNLSKLTGFGIIWFALIIFGIESWIHHQAQPFVTDIE encoded by the coding sequence ATGAACAGGGGCATCATCTATGCAGTTACGGCATATATAATATGGGGATTTATTCCGGTATATATAAAACAACTCAATAATGTCCCTGCGCCGCAGCTTTTGAGCCACAGGATTGTATGGTCTTTTGTGAGCCTGCTCATTGTGATCCTGACAATGTCGCGAATTTCCACATTTGGAAAATCAATAAGAAATGCGGGAGTCCTCAAGATATATTTTATGGCCGCAATTCTTATAGGAATAAACTGGTTTACCTATGTATGGGCCGTGGGTGCTGGTTTTATAGTCGAGGCGAGCCTTGGGTACTTTATTAATCCACTCATAAGCGTTCTCCTCGGGGTGTTCTTTCTCAGGGAAAGGCTTCGCATATGGCAATGGGTTCCCATACTCATCGCAGGCACGGGTGTGGCGTTTCTAACATTCGTCTATGGCAAGATACCTTGGATTGCCCTGGTACTTGCCTTCTCGTTCGGATTCTACGGAATGGTAAAGAAGAAAGGGGAACTCAATTCGCTCGACGGACTTTCGCTCGAGACTGGAATTCTTCTAATGCCGGCCTTGATCTACATTTTCCTTATGGAATTGAACGGCAGAGGAGTAGTTTTTCATTCGGGAGTCAGCACAATCCTGCTGCTTATGGGCGCAGGTGTCATCACGGTTGTGCCTCTGCTCTTGTTTGCCTCGGCGGTGAAGAAGATAGCTCTTACGACAATAGGCATCCTTCAGTATATCGCGCCAACTCTTCAGTTTCTCGTAGGGGTGGTTATATATAAAGAGCCTTTCAATCTTTCCAAACTGACAGGTTTCGGGATAATATGGTTTGCCCTCATTATATTCGGCATTGAAAGCTGGATTCATCATCAGGCGCAGCCTTTTGTTACGGATATTGAATAA